The stretch of DNA GCGCAGGCTGCGGTCGGAAGCCAGCCACTGTTCGGTTCTGCCGTCGACGAAGCCGGCCACCGCCCGGGCCACCCCGTCGGAGTGGAGAAAGTCGGAGAGTCGCCCGTCGAGATGCTCGCGCAGCTGCTGGTAGCGTTCCGGGGTAAGAAAACTCTCCAGGTCGCGGGCGAGCAGCTCGTTCCCCTTGCGGCGCAGAAACTCCCGGAACCTGGCCTCGAATTCGGCGCTCTCCAGGTAGTCGAAGACACTCTTGGCGAGTTTCCAGCGCAGCAGGTCGACCAGGTCGCGGAAACGGGCCTGGTAATCGGCCGGCACCAGCGAGACCGCCGGTCCCAGTTCCCGGTCGAGAAAGTCGCCGAGCTTCTCCGTCACCACCCCGCGCAGCTCGCGGCGGAAGGACTCCTTCTCCAGCACCCGCCCGACATCCTCGGCGGTGAGCAGGTGGCTGCCGACCATCTCCCCCATCTTTTCCGCCAGCTCGGAGCGCTTGGCGGGGATGATCCCTGGAGTGAGCGGCAGACGCACACCGAAGATCCGCCAGGGATGCAGCGGCCGGAAGAGCATGCGGATGGCGATGTAATTGGTCACGTAGCCGATGAATGCCCCCAGCAGCGGCGGGAGCAGGTAGGGCATATACGGGGCAAGTGCAGACATGATCCTGACCTCTGGGTCCTTGGGGTGAAAGGTGCCTCATCATAACCGCATTCGCCGGCCAGGACAAGGGCGGCCGGCGGCAAAGTCTGCTATAGTTTTTCCAGCTCAGCGAATCCACTCTGCGAGGCCTGCCATGTCCGAACCCCGCCCTGCCGGCGAAAGCCGGCTGATCATCCGCGAGATGAGCATCGACGACTTCTCCGAGGTCTTCCATATCGGCGAGGAGGTCTTCACCGCCGAATTCTCCCCCAGCCTCTACCGTACCTGGGACGAATACGAGGTCACCACCCTGTTCAACTCGGACAGCGAGCTCTGCCTGGTGGCCGAGGCCGGCGACTCCATCGTCGGCTTCGCCCTCGGCACGACGGTGGAGAAGCATCACTCCCCCTGGAAATACGGCTACCTGGTCTGGCTGGGGGTGAAGAAGGGGCTGCAGAAGGCGCGCGTCGGGGAGCGGCTCTTCCGCGAGATCCGCCGGCGCATGCAGGAGCAGGGGGTGCGGATGATCATCATCGACACCGACGCCGACAACCTGGCGGCCATCCGCTTCTTTCAGAAGCAGGGGTTCGGCAATGTTCAGGAGCACGTCTACATGACCCTGAACCTCACCCGCCCGAAGCGCAAGGCGGCGGAGAAAGCGCCATGAGCGACCGGCTGGAACGGGCCTGGCGGACGATCGATCCGCAGCGGTTGCGCACCACCCTGCTCGACCTGCTCGACATCTATTCCCCTTCCGGCAAGGAAGAGGACGTTCAGCTCTACCTGGAGGAGCGCCTCACCGGCGCCGGTTTCGCCGTCGAGCGGCAGGCAGTGGAGGAGGATCGCTACAACCTGCGGGTGACCATGGGGGAGGCGGAGCCGCAGCTCTACCTGGTGGGGCATGTCGATACCGTCGCCGCCTGGGATCTGGAGGTCAGCGGGCCGCGCGAAGAGGGGGGGATCATCCACGGTCTGGGCAGCGCCGACATGAAGGGGGGGTGCGCCGCCATGCTCGAGGCCTGGCTCGCCCTGGCCGCGCTGCCGGCGCACGAACGACCGGCGGCGGGGCTGCTGCTGGTGGTGGGGGAGGAGGAGAACGGGGACGGCAGCGCCGCCTTCCTCAGGCAGCAGCGTCCGCCCTGGGTGGTGATCGGCGAGCCGACCTCCCTGGTCGCCTGCTTCGCCCACTACGGCTACCTGGAGGCGGGGTTCGTCACCCGCGGCCGGCGCATTCACTCCTCGCTGCCGGAACTCGGGCACAACGCCGTGGAGTCGATGCTGCGGGTGCTGCTCCATCTGGGGCGCGACCCGCTCTTCGCCCGGGAGTCTTCCGGCATCGTCTACTCGATCCGGGAGATGAGTTCGGCGCGGGCGGGGTTCGTCGTGCCCGACCGCTGCGAAAGCTGGATCGACCTGCATCTCCCCCCGGAAACGGACCCGGGCGCCGTCGCCGAAGCGATCCGCCGGCGGGCCACCGGCGCCACCGAATACGTTCCCGACCTGGATCTGGAGGTCGCCTTCGATTTCGCCGCCCGCGGCTACAGCCTGGGCACCGACAACCCCCTGGCAGCCCGGCTGCGGGAAGTCTACCCGAAGCTCGGCCTGCCGCTGCACTGCGACGCCTTCCGCTCCCACTCCGACGGCAACCTCTTCTTCGAGGCGGGAGTGCGGCCGCTCATCCTCGGCCCCGGCGCCCTGGAGAGCGCCCACACCCCCGACGAGCAGACCACCCTGGCCGAAGTGGTCGCCGCCGCCCGGATCTATGCGGCGCTTTGTCTAAGGAGGAAGGATGAGGGATGAGGGATTTTCCTTCTTCCTCCTGCATCCTTCCCCCCTCATCCTTGCCCCTCTACCCCTCCATCTCGATCAGCGAATGGTCGCCGATGTTCATCCGCCGGGGGGAGCCGATCAGGGTGACGCTGTCGCCGAGGATGGAGGAATGCAGGAT from Desulfuromonadales bacterium encodes:
- a CDS encoding GNAT family N-acetyltransferase, whose amino-acid sequence is MSEPRPAGESRLIIREMSIDDFSEVFHIGEEVFTAEFSPSLYRTWDEYEVTTLFNSDSELCLVAEAGDSIVGFALGTTVEKHHSPWKYGYLVWLGVKKGLQKARVGERLFREIRRRMQEQGVRMIIIDTDADNLAAIRFFQKQGFGNVQEHVYMTLNLTRPKRKAAEKAP
- a CDS encoding M20/M25/M40 family metallo-hydrolase, which translates into the protein MSDRLERAWRTIDPQRLRTTLLDLLDIYSPSGKEEDVQLYLEERLTGAGFAVERQAVEEDRYNLRVTMGEAEPQLYLVGHVDTVAAWDLEVSGPREEGGIIHGLGSADMKGGCAAMLEAWLALAALPAHERPAAGLLLVVGEEENGDGSAAFLRQQRPPWVVIGEPTSLVACFAHYGYLEAGFVTRGRRIHSSLPELGHNAVESMLRVLLHLGRDPLFARESSGIVYSIREMSSARAGFVVPDRCESWIDLHLPPETDPGAVAEAIRRRATGATEYVPDLDLEVAFDFAARGYSLGTDNPLAARLREVYPKLGLPLHCDAFRSHSDGNLFFEAGVRPLILGPGALESAHTPDEQTTLAEVVAAARIYAALCLRRKDEG